Part of the Lolium rigidum isolate FL_2022 chromosome 6, APGP_CSIRO_Lrig_0.1, whole genome shotgun sequence genome, TGCTTTCGAATATTTTTCCTTATCCTATCTTGTTTTGATCTTCGGAAAAAAAATAATGGAACACGGTTTATTTTGGGTGAGGTTGGATTATCTCTTCTCTTGTGTAATGCTGCTCATCTGACCCTTTTCTCTGCtgctctgtttttttttgttcagACTGCGGCGGAGCTTCAGAAGAGAGgggacaattttgtcaacgagcTCGACATCGTCATCTCTGACGTGGTACATATGCTTCTGCTACTACTACATCTACAGCTGCTATTACTGAATCCACACAATTTATATATTTGTACACGAATAACGTGTACCCTTGAAATCAAAGTACCAACCAAGCCCAGGAACACAGTATGCTATCAAgctgtcttttttttttgtgcGAATTGATATCAAGCTGTCTTTTATAATATTCATTACTCAATGTCAACTTTATTGGAAAATCCTACTTGCTGCTATATGACAGTAATGCTTGTCACTAAGTGCAGTAATCCGTCTAATATTGATAAACCATGGTCAACAGAGTTGATGTATGCTCTCCTGCAAGTGTTCGGATTACATCTTGTCACGAGTTTAATACTGCTCTTACTCTCATAATTCTCAACTACATACATTACCACATAAGTTGAAAAATACTCAACTATGATCCTAGCAGAAGCCACACAAAGTTGGAACTGAAATCATGCGAGCTTCAATCTTATAATGCGGTGATACATCTTTGTTTTCCAACATCTAGAATGAAGCTACTTTATCTGCTTGATTTGCTAGCATCAGCAGGGTGTTTTGTAATATTAACTCCATGCAAGCAACAAACTTGGCTCTGTTTAACACTGGTTATGGAGGGAGGCCTTCTTGCAATAATTGCAGATTTCGGAAGAGATTTGCATCATTTCTTTTTGTATCATGGGACTGATTCTTCCTATCTTGTTAAATGTAAAAGAATAATCAAGCACAGAAGAAAATTTTAAAACTATCCCAAATGTACCTACAGAACTCTGGTGCTTATGGAACTGTCCTGTTAAGAATCCGAAAAAAAAAGATTATCTGATttcgcttttttttttcttcaattgATGATGTAATTCACTAGCTGATGTTAAATAATTTCAGTGTGAGTATTAATACTGCCAAATCATTTGCAACACAATCTAATTCAGTTGCTTCTTGTGCTACCCAGGTTATGGCAATCGTCGCAGATTTCATGCTTGTCTATCTTCCTGCACCAACTGTCTCTCTGCAACCACCACTTTTGAAAAATGCTGGACTTATTGCCAGTTTTTTCCACAACTGCCCAGACAATGCTTTCCAGGTAACCTAAACTTGACTTTCTTATCAACTTGAATACACCCTTTTAACCTCTGTCCCTTTGTGCTAAAACAATTAATGTGAACTCTTTTCCAGATTGCTTTGGCTGGAAGATCATTCTCACTTCTGCAGAGGCTAGGAGCTATTGTGGTGAACTACATTCttttttatgtgttttattttgATACTCACATTGTGACCTCAAATTTGGTGTTATTGGTCAACTAACACCTGTGGCCCCTTTGCAGAGAAATGGTGCGAAGCTTTTTGTAGTCGGAACTAGTGCTTCTCTGGTAAGCTTGCCATCTTAACAAAGCTGTATTGTGATGAACTGGTGACCATCACGAGCAACCTCTTAAATTTTTGTTAGCGAAAATGCCATTGTTATTTTTTTCTCTGAGCAGCAAATACTAGAAGCGAATCCTATTATGAAGTTTAACTAAagaatttgaaaaataaaaaaatgtctaTGCGAAATTAATCGATTATCACTATATATGCACAAAAGATTCCATTAGGATAAACTATGCATGTTATTAACCTTCAATTCTAGTAATTTCAATGTAGTAATGCATTATTCGTCCGATACAATATTGAGAGCTAATTTTCTTGAAGATCTAACCACTTTCCATGACTAAATATGTATGGACTTTATGTAGAAGTTCAACAGATCTCCAGAAAAATTGTATGCAGGGGCTTGCTACCTCTAAGGTTTTATTTTCTGGTGACAATGCTCTGGTAAAACAGAAACTCCAGAAAGCTATTGCCATACTGTCTGGTAGTGTGTTTCCTAGGTtaaataagttttttttttctcaagAAATCGGCAGGAGTACTGCTTTCAGTTAGAAGAAACAATGCTGTAATTACAGACATGGATTTTTTCCGAATTTAATGTTTCTGTTCTGGAAGGAACAGTCTAGTAACTGTGTTCGTTAATCCTTAATTCTCTGATCTCTAGAATCTTAGATGATATGGGAACCCTGTAATATTTGCAAATTCCATCTTTCCCAGATTGGTACTGGTGTCACTAGTGCGCTGATCAAAGCAAGGAAGGCTGTTGACAAAGAACTTGATGACGAAGTTGAGGATATTCCAGTTTTATCAACTAGTGCTGCCTATGGTGTATACATGGCGGTTTCTAGTAACCTCAGGTGAACATATGCAGAATAAATGCTCAATTGTATTCATTATGTTGTTTAACATGGGCAACCATAGCAAGGCATTTAGCATTTGTCGACAATCCAGTCTCTAAAATCGAAAGCACAAATGGTCACTGCACTGTTATTGATAATAACAAATGAAATGTGCATACTTCATCAGGTACCAGATTTTGTCTGGTGTGATCGAGCAGAGGATGCTGGAGCCTGTACTACATAATCACAAGCTGTTGTTGAGTGCATTGTGCTTTGCCGTTCGGACAGGAAACACATTCTTGGGCTCCTTACTGTAAGTTCAAGTTACACTTCCGTTGCTAGAAATGTCGTCCCTGCCATGACAGTATCACTTACTGGTGAACTTTATGAACAGATGGGTGGACTATGCCAGGATGGTTGGCGTTCAGAAGGTCCAAGAAGAGATCTAAAGTTGCTGCAACTTATCACTGAGTTACATCGGTTGTCACTACGATGCCTTGGCTGCTCCGGAAACTCTCTCATACAGATTTCGGTTTTTTGCTGGAACCTAGAAAAGGATAGAATACCTGTCGAATTGTCATGAACATCACTGTATTTTTCTCGTATCTTGCAACTTGCAAGACCTATAGAATGAAAGTTTATCCTTTCCAGCATTGAGTTGCCTTGTTCATCTGTGTATTCATATATTTCAATGTGGTCCGAGTTTGGGTCTTGGAACTCTGGGAGGATCAagagcatcccaaaagagttcctGTGAGTGCATCAGGCTTAAATCTGTGATCCTGTTATGTACATGTCACTCCTACCATGTTAGCTAATTACTGGCGAACCTGTTTTTGAGCAGGTTGGTTGAGTATGCCAGATTGCCAGGTGGATATGCGTTAACAGGGTTGCAGATCTGAAGTTACACAAGTAACTAGTCTCTTCTCTTATCTTTTCTCGAGTATGTGTGCTGCCTGCCTCGTGAAATATTGCTATTCTCTTGATAGGGGACATGTTGTAACTGGAATTTACACTTGTTTAAAGCTGGATAAAGTAGAGCATTCCTGCCCATTCTCAACTGCCGGTTAGATTTATCTGCCTGAATCAACAACTGAGAACACCGGTGAACGGTAGGTAGTGAACCTGTGGTACGAAGTACAATATATATCAACTCCTGAG contains:
- the LOC124659055 gene encoding protein RETICULATA-RELATED 4, chloroplastic-like; translation: MAFHSPMSPSSSSALSAHHHPLGQLHLHPRLNPSRLPLLRSLPPRLRLRIPRPQLPPLPLALPSSNDGNNNNGNNNDGDGNDDGEAEDSSDGNRGEALFVLAQVGRKLETLPADLAAAIDGGRVTAEIVRRFADMDASPLLRWLLQFRGFRERLLADDLFLAKLAMECGVGVIAKTAAELQKRGDNFVNELDIVISDVVMAIVADFMLVYLPAPTVSLQPPLLKNAGLIASFFHNCPDNAFQIALAGRSFSLLQRLGAIVRNGAKLFVVGTSASLIGTGVTSALIKARKAVDKELDDEVEDIPVLSTSAAYGVYMAVSSNLRYQILSGVIEQRMLEPVLHNHKLLLSALCFAVRTGNTFLGSLLWVDYARMVGVQKVQEEI